CCCGCTTGTCACCTGGCCCTGTTCGTCCACCGGGTGGACGGGCTGAAGCCCGGGCTCTATATGCTCGTGCGGGACAGGGGCCAAACGGAGCGGCTCCGCCGGGCGATGCACGGGGAGTTCGCCTGGACCGTCCCAACTGGCTGTCCGCCCGACTTGCCGCTCTTTCTGTTGCAGGAGGGGGATGCCCGGCGTCTGGCCGCCCAAGCCAGTTGCGGCCAGGAGATTGCCGGAGACGGGGCCTTCTCCCTGGGGATGGTGGCGGAGTTCGAGGAAAGCCTCAGGCGGCACGGAGCCTGGTTTTACCGCCGACTGTTCTGGGAAACCGGCGTGATCGGGCAGGTCCTCTACTTGGAGGCGGAAGCAGCCGGCGTTCGCGCGACCGGAATCGGCTGCTTCTTTGACGATCCGGTGCACCAGGCGTTCGGCTTCAAGGATCTCGCGTTTCAATCGCTGTATCATTTCACGGTCGGCGGGCCGGTGGAGGATCCGCGCCTGACCACGCTGCCTCCTTACGGTCTGGACCATTGAAGGCATCGTAGAGGACCCATGTACAAGATCAAAAAGAAATCGGCTCCTTCCGTCAAACCGCCGGTGCTCTACAACATCGTCGAGGACTACACGGAATTCGACCCGCCGGGGAACGTCGTGGTCTGCGCCACGACCGAGCCAGAGGATCTGGCGGCCCACGCCCGGGTCCTCTCGGAAAGTTACGAGGTGCCGTTGGAGACCATGACGCGCCTCCTGCGCGAGGGCGGCCTGTACGTCTATCCGCAAGCTGGGCTGCTGGTGACGAAGGGGCTCTTCGTTTGCCGGCTCGATTCCTCCGGCACGGTCCCCAAGCAGACCTGGCTCCTGGACGTCGTCCAGTACGCCGAGGCCGAGCAGTTGACGCGTTCCTACGGACTGACCCTGGAGGAGGCCTCGGCCCGCGTGTTCTACCGGACCCTGCCGCCCGAGCTGCAGGAGCGGCTGAAACGCAAGAACCTCGGCCTGGACTCAGCGAAGCCGGGCCGGGCGGGCGCGGCGGGCGGGGCTATCACCTACATCGACTTCCGGAAGGACTGGTCCCCGCACTTCAAACGCCTCTGCATCATGCCGGATGGGAAGCTGGTGGAGACCGGCGGCCTCGCCGAG
This sequence is a window from Nitrospirota bacterium. Protein-coding genes within it:
- a CDS encoding SagB/ThcOx family dehydrogenase: GHESGRRMDAAPALSAGQIIRQRRSALAFDAKTSISSSNFFDMLARVMPRADLPVRRRPMPWDAIPWEPACHLALFVHRVDGLKPGLYMLVRDRGQTERLRRAMHGEFAWTVPTGCPPDLPLFLLQEGDARRLAAQASCGQEIAGDGAFSLGMVAEFEESLRRHGAWFYRRLFWETGVIGQVLYLEAEAAGVRATGIGCFFDDPVHQAFGFKDLAFQSLYHFTVGGPVEDPRLTTLPPYGLDH